The following proteins are co-located in the Solanum pennellii chromosome 1, SPENNV200 genome:
- the LOC107028766 gene encoding subtilisin-like protease SBT1.9, producing the protein MGFPYSLHLFFLSWFLSAHLLCYLAIAQRSTYIVHLDKSLMPNVFTDHHHWHSSTIDSIKASVPSSLDRFHSVPKLVYSYDHVFHGFSAVLSKDELKALKKSPGFISAYKDRTVEPDTTYTSDYLKLNPSSGLWPASGLGQDVIIGVLDGGIWPESASFRDDGIPEIPKRWTGICNPGTQFNTSMCNRKLIGANYFNMGLLADDPTLNISMNSARDTNGHGTHCASIAAGNFAKGVSHFGYAQGTARGVAPRARIAVYKFSFREGSLTSDLIAAMDQAVADGVDMISISFSYRFIPLYEDAISIASFGAMMKGVLVSASAGNRGPSWGSLGNGSPWILCVASGYTDRTFAGTLNLGNGLKIRGWSLFPARAFVRDTPVIYNKTLATCRSDELLSQVPDPESTIIICDYNADEDGFGFSSQISHVEEARFKAGIFISEDPGVFRDASFSHPGVVIDKKEGKKVINYVKNSVAPTVTITFQETYVDGERPAPVLAGSSSRGPSRSYLGIAKPDIMAPGVLILAAVPPNLFSQSIQNIALATDYKLKSGTSMAAPHAAGIAAMLKGAHPEWIPSAIRSAMMTTANHLNSAQKPIREDDNFVATPLDMGAGHVDPNRAVDPGLVYDATPQDYINLIYSMNFTEEQFKTFARSSASYDNCSNPSADLNYPSFIALYPFSLEENFTWLEQKFRRTLTNVGKGGATYKVKIETPKNSTVSVSPRTLVFKEKNDKQSYTLSIRYIGDSDQSRNVGSITWVEENGNHSVRSPIVISRIIDVWGSDD; encoded by the coding sequence ATGGGGTTCCCTTAttctcttcatcttttcttcCTTTCATGGTTTCTTTCTGCTCATTTGCTCTGTTACTTAGCCATAGCACAAAGATCCACTTATATTGTCCATTTGGACAAATCTTTAATGCCTAATGTCTTTACTGATCATCATCATTGGCATTCTTCTACTATTGATTCCATCAAAGCTTCTGTTCCTTCATCACTAGACAGATTCCACTCTGTTCCAAAACTTGTGTACTCTTATGATCATGTGTTTCATGGCTTCAGTGCTGttttgtccaaagatgaactGAAAGCTTTGAAGAAGTCACCAGGTTTCATTTCAGCATACAAAGATAGAACTGTGGAACCTGACACTACTTACACATCTGATTACCTCAAGCTCAATCCCTCATCTGGTCTATGGCCGGCTTCTGGTTTAGGCCAAGATGTGATCATTGGTGTTCTTGACGGTGGCATCTGGCCCGAATCTGCAAGTTTTCGAGATGATGGTATTCCTGAAATCCCCAAAAGATGGACAGGAATTTGCAATCCAGGCACCCAGTTTAACACTTCCATGTGCAATAGAAAACTCATTGGGGCTAATTACTTCAACATGGGACTTTTGGCTGATGATCCCACTCTGAACATTTCCATGAATTCTGCTAGGGATACTAATGGTCATGGCACACATTGTGCTTCCATTGCTGCTGGGAACTTTGCGAAAGGTGTTTCCCATTTTGGATATGCACAAGGAACAGCAAGAGGGGTTGCCCCCCGAGCTAGGATAGCTGTATACAAGTTTAGCTTTCGTGAAGGAAGCTTAACATCGGATCTAATTGCTGCTATGGACCAAGCTGTTGCAGATGGTGTTGACATGATATCCATTTCTTTTAGTTACCGGTTCATTCCCTTATATGAAGATGCTATATCTATTGCTTCTTTTGGAGCTATGATGAAGGGAGTGCTAGTTTCAGCTTCAGCTGGAAATCGAGGTCCAAGTTGGGGGAGTTTAGGCAATGGATCTCCATGGATATTGTGTGTGGCATCAGGCTACACCGACCGGACATTTGCAGGAACTTTGAATTTGGGCAATGGACTAAAAATTAGGGGGTGGAGCTTGTTTCCTGCACGAGCCTTTGTCAGGGATACTCCGGTGATTTACAACAAGACTCTAGCCACTTGCAGGTCAGATGAGTTGCTATCGCAAGTTCCTGATCCCGAAAGCACCATTATCATCTGTGATTATAATGCGGATGAAGATGGTTTTGGTTTCAGTAGTCAAATTTCTCACGTCGAAGAAGCAAGATTTAAAGCAGGCATCTTTATTTCTGAGGATCCAGGAGTGTTCAGAGATGCTTCTTTTTCCCACCCGGGAGTTGTGATTGACAAAAAGGAAGGGAAAAAAGTCATCAATTACGTTAAAAACAGTGTTGCTCCCACGGTCACCATAACATTCCAAGAAACATATGTGGATGGAGAAAGGCCAGCCCCAGTTCTTGCTGGATCCTCATCACGAGGGCCCTCTAGAAGCTACTTGGGAATCGCAAAGCCAGATATTATGGCACCAGGGGTACTGATTCTTGCAGCAGTTCCACCTAATCTCTTTTCACAAAGTATTCAGAACATAGCATTAGCCACTGATTACAAGCTTAAATCAGGCACATCCATGGCTGCTCCTCATGCGGCTGGAATTGCAGCAATGCTAAAAGGCGCACACCCTGAATGGATTCCTTCAGCTATTCGCTCTGCCATGATGACTACTGCAAACCATTTGAATAGTGCTCAAAAGCCTATAAGAGAGGATGATAACTTTGTAGCCACGCCCCTAGACATGGGAGCAGGGCATGTTGACCCGAACAGAGCTGTTGATCCCGGCCTAGTATATGATGCTACTCCACAAGATTACATAAATCTTATATACTCTATGAATTTCACCGAAGAGCAGTTCAAAACATTTGCAAGATCATCAGCCAGTTACGACAACTGCTCAAATCCATCAGCTGATCTCAATTACCCATCATTCATTGCCTTGTACCCGTTCAGCCTGGAGGAGAACTTCACCTGGTTGGAGCAGAAATTCAGGAGGACTCTAACAAATGTTGGTAAAGGTGGAGCAACTTATAAAGTAAAGAttgaaactcccaaaaattccACAGTTTCGGTGTCACCGCGAACTCTGGTGTTCAAGGAGAAGAATGATAAACAAAGCTATACTTTGTCAATTCGCTATATAGGTGATAGTGATCAGAGTAGGAACGTTGGGTCAATCACTTGGGTTGAAGAAAATGGTAATCACTCAGTTAGGAGTCCTATAGTGATATCTAGGATTATTGATGTTTGGGGTAGTGATGACTAG
- the LOC107014594 gene encoding subtilisin-like protease SBT1.9 gives MGSRNIWFPYSPYPVLFSWALSAHLFLAIAQRSTYIVHLDKSLMPNVFTDHHHWHSSTIDSIKGSVPSSVDRFHSAPKLVYSYDNVFHGFSVVLSQNELAALKKLPGFVSAYKDTNVEPHTTYTSDFLKLNPSSGLWPASGLGQDVIIAVLDGGIWPESASFQDDGMPEIPKRWKGICRPGTQFNTSMCNRKLIGANYFNKGILADDPTVNISMNSARDTNGHGTHCASIAAGNFAKGASHFGYAPGTARGVAPRARIAVYKFSFSEGTFTSDLIAAMDQAVADGVDMISISFGYRFIPLYEDAISIASFGAMMKGVLVSASAGNRGPSVGSLGNGSPWILCVAAGHTDRRFAGTLTLGNGFKIRGWSLFPARAYVRDSLVIYNKTLATCDSVELLSQVPDAERTIVICDYNADEDGFGFASQIFNVNQARVKAGIFISVDPTVFTSSSFSYPGVVINKKEGKQVINYVENSAAPTATITFQETYMDGERPAPVLARFSARGPSRSYLGIAKPDIMAPGVLILAAFPPNIFSESIQNIELASDYELKSGTSMSAPHAAGIAAMLKGAHPEWSPSAIRSAMMTTANHLDSTQKPIREDDNMIATPLDMGAGHVDPNRALDPGLVYDATPQDYINLICSMNFTEEQFKTFARSSANYNNCSNPSADLNYPSFIALYPFSLEGNFTWLEQKFRRTLTNVGKGGATYKVKIETPKNSTVSVSPRNLVFKGKNDKQSYNLTIRYIGDSDQSKNFGSITWVEENGNHTVRSAIVTSTIIEVWGSED, from the coding sequence ATCCACTTATATTGTCCATTTGGACAAATCTTTAATGCCTAATGTCTTTACTGATCATCATCATTGGCATTCTTCTACTATTGATTCCATCAAAGGTTCTGTTCCTTCATCAGTAGACAGATTTCATTCTGCTCCAAAACTTGTTTACTCATATGACAATGTGTTTCATGGATTCAGTGTTGTTTTGTCCCAAAATGAACTGGCAGCGTTGAAGAAGTTACCAGGTTTTGTTTCAGCTTACAAAGATACAAATGTGGAACCTCATACTACCTACACATCTGATTTCCTCAAGCTCAATCCTTCATCTGGGCTATGGCCAGCTTCTGGTTTAGGCCAAGATGTGATCATTGCTGTTCTTGATGGTGGAATCTGGCCTGAGTCTGCGAGTTTCCAAGATGATGGTATGCCTGAAATACCCAAAAGGTGGAAGGGGATTTGCAGGCCTGGAACACAGTTTAATACTTCAATGTGCAACAGAAAACTTATTGGGGCTAATTACTTCAATAAGGGAATTTTGGCTGATGATCCCACTGTGAACATTTCCATGAATTCTGCTAGAGATACTAATGGTCACGGCACACATTGTGCTTCCATTGCTGCTGGGAACTTTGCTAAAGGTGCTTCCCATTTTGGATATGCACCAGGAACAGCCAGAGGGGTTGCTCCACGAGCTAGGATAGCTGTGTACAAGTTTAGCTTCAGCGAAGGAACTTTTACATCAGATTTAATTGCTGCTATGGACCAAGCTGTTGCGGATGGTGTTGACATGATATCCATTTCTTTTGGGTACCGTTTCATTCCCTTGTATGAAGATGCTATATCAATTGCTTCCTTTGGAGCTATGATGAAGGGAGTGCTAGTTTCAGCTTCAGCTGGAAATCGAGGTCCAAGCGTTGGAAGTTTAGGCAATGGATCTCCATGGATCTTGTGTGTGGCAGCAGGCCACACTGACAGGAGATTTGCAGGAACTTTGACTTTGGGCAATGGGTTCAAAATTAGGGGGTGGAGCTTGTTTCCTGCAAGAGCCTATGTCAGGGATTCACTGGTGATTTACAACAAGACTCTGGCCACTTGTGATTCAGTTGAATTGTTATCGCAAGTTCCTGATGCTGAACGCACCATCGTCATCTGTGATTATAATGCAGATGAAGATGGTTTTGGTTTCGCAAGCCAAATTTTTAACGTCAATCAAGCAAGAGTAAAAGCAGGCATATTTATATCTGTGGATCCAACAGTGTTcacctcttcttctttttcctacCCGGGAGTTGTGATTAACAAAAAGGAAGGGAAACAAGTCATCAATTATGTTGAAAACAGTGCTGCTCCCACAGCCACCATAACGTTCCAAGAAACATACATGGATGGAGAAAGGCCAGCCCCAGTTCTTGCTCGATTCTCAGCACGAGGGCCTTCCAGAAGCTACTTGGGAATCGCAAAGCCAGATATCATGGCACCAGGAGTACTGATTCTTGCAGCATTTCCACCTAATATCTTTTCAGAAAGTATTCAGAACATAGAATTAGCCTCTGATTATGAACTTAAATCAGGCACATCCATGTCTGCTCCTCATGCAGCTGGAATTGCAGCAATGCTAAAAGGCGCACATCCTGAATGGAGTCCTTCAGCTATTCGCTCCGCCATGATGACCACAGCAAACCATTTGGATAGTACTCAAAAGCCTATTAGAGAGGATGATAACATGATTGCCACACCACTAGATATGGGAGCAGGGCATGTTGACCCGAACAGAGCTCTTGATCCCGGCCTAGTATATGATGCTACTCCACAAGATTACATAAATCTTATATGCTCTATGAATTTCACCGAAGAGCAATTCAAAACATTTGCAAGATCATCAGCCAATTACAACAACTGCTCAAATCCATCAGCTGATCTCAATTACCCATCATTCATCGCCTTGTACCCGTTCAGCCTGGAGGGGAACTTCACCTGGTTGGAACAGAAATTCAGGAGGACCCTTACAAATGTTGGTAAAGGTGGAGCAACTTATAAAGTGAAGATTGAAACTCCTAAGAATTCCACAGTTTCAGTGTCTCCGCGAAATCTGGTGTTTAAAGGGAAAAATGATAAGCAAAGTTATAATTTGACAATTCGATATATAGGTGATAGTGATCAGAGTAAAAACTTTGGTTCGATTACTTGGGTTGAAGAAAATGGCAACCACACTGTTCGTAGTGCTATAGTGACTTCAACCATTATTGAGGTATGGGGTAGCGAAGACTAA